In Candidatus Methylomirabilota bacterium, a genomic segment contains:
- a CDS encoding creatininase family protein, with protein sequence MSIHLLEELSSPALDALPRESTVVILTASPLETHGPHLPLGVDAYTGRYFAEAMAERLVAERPDWHVVLAPTLHLGTFAFETVGTVTMRQRVVRDLLVDYGSALARAGFRHLLISNGHGGPGHLVALEEASAIVSRRYGVTMASVTGYLAWGLMSGRYVPKFEAALGRPITDEEREAFSEDAHGGWWETSMMLLLRPDLVGDGWRDLPPARYSMAHRLIPNYPVRNGGQGYVGHPALADPEFAKATLTVLMDEAMELVRGLLDGRLRPSRGRSPFFAIPFFRTNFWPVAAGVGAVALALLFSKKKTQGGKT encoded by the coding sequence TCGAAGAGCTCTCGAGCCCGGCGCTCGACGCGCTGCCGCGCGAGAGCACCGTCGTCATCCTGACCGCGAGCCCGCTCGAGACCCACGGCCCTCACCTGCCCCTCGGCGTCGACGCCTACACGGGCCGGTATTTCGCCGAGGCGATGGCCGAGCGCCTCGTCGCCGAGCGCCCGGACTGGCACGTGGTCCTGGCGCCGACGCTCCACCTCGGCACCTTCGCCTTCGAGACGGTAGGCACCGTCACCATGCGCCAGCGCGTGGTGCGGGACCTGCTTGTGGACTACGGCAGCGCGCTCGCCCGCGCAGGGTTCCGCCACCTGCTGATCTCGAATGGCCACGGGGGACCTGGGCACCTGGTCGCTCTCGAAGAGGCCTCGGCCATCGTCTCGCGTCGCTACGGGGTGACCATGGCGTCGGTAACGGGCTACCTCGCCTGGGGGCTCATGTCGGGGCGCTACGTGCCCAAGTTCGAAGCCGCGCTGGGCCGGCCCATCACCGACGAGGAGCGGGAGGCTTTCTCAGAGGACGCGCACGGCGGCTGGTGGGAGACGTCGATGATGCTCCTGCTGCGGCCGGACCTGGTCGGTGACGGCTGGCGAGACCTGCCGCCCGCCCGCTACTCCATGGCGCACCGGCTCATCCCCAACTATCCCGTGAGGAACGGCGGGCAAGGATACGTGGGCCATCCCGCGCTGGCCGACCCGGAGTTCGCCAAGGCGACGCTGACCGTCCTCATGGACGAGGCGATGGAGCTCGTGCGCGGGCTCCTCGACGGGCGCCTCCGGCCCTCGCGCGGCCGCTCACCGTTCTTCGCCATACCCTTCTTCCGAACCAACTTTTGGCCCGTCGCCGCCGGCGTCGGAGCGGTCGCCCTCGCATTGCTGTTCTCGAAGAAGAAGACCCAAGGAGGCAAGACATGA